In Cataglyphis hispanica isolate Lineage 1 chromosome 22, ULB_Chis1_1.0, whole genome shotgun sequence, a single window of DNA contains:
- the LOC126857739 gene encoding UDP-glycosyltransferase UGT4-like gives MTRQLALLLGIIVLIEPLLGYDVLLATMGGTKSHTVPFVALGKSLSSRGHNVTLLSAFSGPAANNGLHELVPSILEAYVENFTSEWDLMGARFRNELPISPWDAMRYGWESCEALLRDAASTAGLKKPHGNPRARWDVMVVDGAFPECLLGILHGENVPTIMLNTVALYRGSIMLQGNPSPWSVTPYFGKAITQDMNFFQRVLNVASLFTVKIMHWITISVYLRPILQKYLGDQIPDDLYSLTAEVPLTLQNSHYTVADSVPYLSNVVNVACLHCRPAIQLNSDLESFLRPGFVFVSMGSSVQASGMPEALRQIFVAVFSALPYNVIWKWEGAKIKDLPANVRTAAWWPQQELLGHPKLRAFVSHGGLLSLHEAAYHGAPTLVLPVFCDHDGNAAQAEKLGYALIMDLASISISALHEGILKVAALHNNSYREAAKKRSALLRDLPIDSRELATWWVEHVAKHGGADHLKSSIRYMSTFHYYSIDVAIFYLSSLILIIYGLKKLCWRAVIGQDVFKKKVD, from the exons ATGACGCGCCAACTCGCCCTCCTCCTGGGCATCATCGTGTTAATCGAGCCCCTGCTAGGATACGACGTCCTCTTGGCCACCATGGGTGGTACCAAATCACACACGGTGCCCTTCGTCGCCCTTGGTAAGAGCCTGAGCTCGCGGGGCCACAACGTCACGCTGCTGAGCGCTTTCTCCGGTCCCGCAGCGAATAATGGGCTTCACGAGCTGGTGCCGTCGATCCTCGAG GCTTACGTCGAGAACTTTACGTCCGAATGGGATCTGATGGGCGCCAGATTCCGGAACGAGCTGCCGATCTCACCATGGGACGCCATGAGGTACGGCTGGGAGTCGTGCGAGGCATTGTTGCGCGACGCGGCGTCGACGGCCGGTCTGAAAAAACCGCATGGCaatccgcgcgcgcgatgggACGTCATGGTGGTCGACGGCGCTTTTCCCGAGTGCCTGCTGGGGATCCTCCACGGCGAGAATGTACCGACGATAATGCTCAACACG GTGGCACTGTACAGAGGATCCATTATGCTCCAAGGCAATCCCTCACCGTGGTCGGTGACGCCATATTTCGGCAAAGCGATTACTCaagatatgaattttttcCAAAGAGTCTTAAATGTGGCATCCCTCTTCactgtaaaaattatgcattggATCACAATTTCCGTTTACCTTCGGCCGATACTTCAAAAATATCTCG GTGATCAAATACCTGACGATCTGTACAGTTTAACGGCGGAGGTTCCTTTGACTTTGCAGAACAGTCATTACACCGTGGCCGATTCCGTGCCCTACTTGTCTAATGTCGTGAACGTGGCTTGCCTTCATTGTAGACCggcaattcaattaaattccgATTTGGAATCCTTTCTGCGACctg GTTTCGTGTTCGTCTCGATGGGGTCGTCGGTGCAGGCTTCCGGAATGCCGGAGGCTCTACGGCAGATCTTCGTCGCCGTCTTCTCCGCGCTACCGTACAACGTTATTTGGAAGTGGGAGGGTGCCAAGATCAAGGACCTACCTGCGAACGTGAGAACGGCTGCCTGGTGGCCGCAGCAGGAGCTACTCGGACACCCCAAACTCCGCGCCTTCGTTTCCCACGGCGGATTATTATCCCTCCACGAAGCAGCTTATCACGGCGCGCCGACCCTCGTCCTGCCGGTCTTTTGCGATCACGATGGAAACGCGGCGCAAGCCG AAAAACTGGGTTACGCGTTGATAATGGATCTGGCCAGTATATCCATTAGTGCGCTTCACGAAGGTATACTTAAAGTTGCCGCACTTCACAATAATTCTTATCGAGAGGCAGCTAAGAAGCGAAGCGCGTTGCTTCGCGACCTCCCGATTGATTCTAGAGAATTGGCCACGTGGTGGGTAGAACACGTCGCCAAACATGGAGGTGCCGATCATTTAAAGAGCTCGAtcag ATACATGAGCACGTTCCATTATTACAGTATAGACgtcgcaatattttatttatcgagttTAATCTTGATAATTTACGGACTCAAGAAATTGTGCTGGCGAGCGGTAATTGGTCAGGATGTTTTCAAGAAGAAAGTAGACTAA